The following coding sequences lie in one Zeugodacus cucurbitae isolate PBARC_wt_2022May unplaced genomic scaffold, idZeuCucr1.2 ctg00000019.1, whole genome shotgun sequence genomic window:
- the LOC128923619 gene encoding LOW QUALITY PROTEIN: glutamate dehydrogenase, mitochondrial-like (The sequence of the model RefSeq protein was modified relative to this genomic sequence to represent the inferred CDS: substituted 2 bases at 2 genomic stop codons) has translation MPKHLEKINKDKDPPFAHMVEYYYHSAAQLMEPMMIKELEKYPYMKKEQREQRVSAMLKLMGCTTNLLEVTFPIIRSDGNYELITGYRAHHTRHRLPLKGGIRFAMDVDADEIRALAYLMAFKTACVNVPFGGSKGGIRIDPKKYTAQELQTITRRYTMELLRRNMIGPGIDVPAPDVNTSQREMSWLVDQYIKTFGYNDVDALAITTGKPVEIGGINGRTAATGRGLFKAAECFIMDKDWMDLLGWKTGWKDKTVIVQGFGNVGSHASGFVVEAGAKLIGVQEFDVSLVNENGIDPKDLMEYYAKNNKSIKGYTKATEKEGSLLGEKCDILMPCSTQKVLTVENANSVQAKMILEGANGPSTPAADEILRKKNVLIIPDLFCNAGGVTVSYFEYLKNINHVSYGKMNVKREKAIINEIFNSMNECEVSELXPPCKXPNKKLKLIRDCTKEADIVDAGLQTVMETAGAGIKIVANEFGLCNDLRTAAFIYSISKIFRALEMEGISQQ, from the exons atgcccaagcatttggaaaaaatcaataaagacaaagacccaccatttgcacacatggttgagtattattatcactcggccgctcagctaatggagccgatgatgataaaggagctggaaaagtatccttacatgaagaaggaacagcgtgaacaacgtgtttccgccatgcttaaattgatgggctgcactacaaatctattggaagttaccttccctataataagaagtgatggcaattacgagctaatcaccggctatcgcgcacaccacactagacacagattaccactcaaaggcg gcatacgttttgccatggacgtcgacgccgatgagatacgcgctttggcttatctgatggcgtttaagacggcttgcgtgaatgtaccgtttggtggttccaagggtggcatacgtatcgacccgaagaagtatactgcacaagaattgcaaacaattacgcgtcgctatacaatggagctattacgtcgcaatatgataggtccgggtatagatgtaccggcaccagatgtgaataccagccaacgcgagatgagttggttggtggatcaatatattaaaacttttg gctataacgatgtagatgcattggccatcacgactggtaagccagtagaaataggcggtataaatggtcgcaccgccgccacgggacgtggtctatttaaggcggctgaatgttttattatggataaagattggatggatttattaggctggaagactggttggaaagataaaaccgtgatcgtacaagggtttggcaatgtcggttcccatgcatccggttttgtagtggaagccggtgccaaactgatcggtgttcaagaatttgacgtgtctctagtaaatgagaatggcattgatccaaag gacttaatggagtattatgcaaaaaataataaatcaatcaagggctataccaaagccaccgaaaaagagggcagtttgttgggtgaaaaatgcgatatactaatgccttgctctacgcaaaaggttctcactgtcgaaaatgctaacagtgtacaagccaagatgattttagaaggcgctaatggtccttcgacgccagctgccgatgaaatattacgtaaaaagaatgtactcattataccggatttgttttgcaatgctggcggtgtaacggtatcctactttgagtacttaaagaatatcaatcatgtatcttatggcaaaatgaatgttaaacgcgagaaagccataatcaacgagatctttaactccatgaatgagtgcgaggtaagtgaactttgaccaccgtgcaaataa ccaaacaaaaagttaaagctcataagagactgtacgaaggaggcggatattgtagacgcaggactacaaacagttatggaaactgcgggggcaggcattaagattgtggccaatgaattcggtctctgcaatgatttacgcaccgctgcctttatttactcgatttctaagattttccgagccttagaaatggagggcatttctcaacaataa